The region ACGTGACAAGCACGGCCGGAGTCGAGGGTATGCGTTTCTGCTATTTGATCGTGAGCGAGATATGCGGACGGCCTATTCGCGTGCTGAGGGCGTGCACATTGATGGACGTCGCGTGCTCGTGGATGTCGAGCGCGGGCGCACCGTGTCGGACTGGAAGCCCAAGCGACTGGGCGGGGGCCTGGGAGGCCAATCGCGCAAGCCCAAGCAAAAGGTGGTGGTAGACTTGACGCGGGGACCACGCGGCTATGGCGGATTCCGcggcggacgcggcggTGGATTCCGCGGACGtggtcgtggacgtggtggattccgcggcggcggcggcggtgctcGCGACAGCGGCCGTGATCGCAGCTACGGCGGCGACCGCTTCAGTCGCCCGCGCGATCACAGTTACCGTGATAGAGATGGTCTGCACGATGGGAGTGGCGGCTCGCTGTCGTACGGTGCACcgatgcgcacgtacgacgACCGCGCTCCCAAGCGCATGCGGTACGATGCATGGCCGTAGGTAGGCAGTGCTGGTCCCTGCTCCACATAAGCAGGGGGCGACGACAAGTGGGCGCTGTGCGAGTGCGAACCACGGTGGATGGGCAAGCCCGATGATTCCGACGCGTCTGTAGCCTCGCTGGCGGGACAGGCAGGGGGAACGTGTTGGGCTCGTGCAAGTGCGCATCTTTCTCCGAATCGAGGGCCTCTTGCGCGTGTGCGGGccacggcgcagcacagcgacgacgataGTGAGAATGATGCCGAAGTGAGCTCTGACGCGCGGGCTCCGTCGCCCAACGCACGTACATGTCCCATGAGCTATCCACTAGCGAAGCCGCACTGTGACCGGCTGGCAGGTAAGGTGCGTCCTGCGATAAAGTCGGAGGCGAAcgcatcgctcgcgcgctcgctgtgTGAGTGTGCCTTGTTTGTGTGTGGCgtggtggctgtgctgaTTCGCATGGTGCACAGTGTGCCAGAGATCCGCGACAAGGCATGTGGGGTGATCGTGCTCAGTACGTTCGTGCTCGTGTGCTTTGcgtgccacgcgcgccggGCGTGTGGCATATGGGCCACGCAGATCAGCTGCCTGCGGAAGACGGACCCGAGTGATCCGCTGTACGCCCTTCTACTCCCGCTTGTGTCGAGTGCACAGCTCTTAGACATTGCGCccgaggccatgcagcatgGCGGGGGCGCTCTCGCGCCGCCATGGATGCAGGTAGGACGAAGAGGCACCTGGCGCGCCGACCGTGTGGGAGCGTCGCCCGACCGGATCGTGGGCCGCGGTGCGTtgctcgacttgcacgTCATTTGCTCGTTCGTGTTCTGTGTCCACCTCATGGCATCGCAActggcgcgtgcgtacgcgaagcgccgcggctcgcacgcgcacgaggGGCCTACGTCCCGATTGCTCATGTGCTTCTACACGTTTTCGCTGTTGGTGGCCGTGGCTGGCGTGGGCGTCCAAGTGCTGGCTCGCTCTAGTGGCTATGGGCACCTCGTTCTTTCGCACACGCCTACGTGGGCGACGTTTCTGATCGCGGTGCTGTACCAGTGTCTGCTGTTTCTCTGtacgcgtgtcgcgcggCAAAACTGCACACTCGGCGAGCTTGCGATGATTGGCGGCGTGGGCACGGCTCTGTGGCAGGAGACGGTGATTTCTACGATGGCGCGCCTGGTGCCGTCGTATGCGCAGTATTACTTCCGTGAACCCTcggcgatcgtgctgggccaACTCGCTCTCGTGGCAGGCATGCTCTTGATCGGTCTCGTCCTGAGCCCGCTCCTGGTCCTTTCGCGCAAtctggcgcagcgcccGACGCACCGATTACGGTGGCCGCTCAAGCGCAACTTGCATCGGCGCCTGCTGGCGCTGAGCTTTTTCCTGCTTTCGGCGGCGATGGTATTGTGCGTCCTGAGTCCCTGGCTTGCATGGCAGCTGCACAGGCGAAGTGCATGGCTGTACTTTGCCAGGTTCATGCTGCAGGGCCCTCATTGGTGGTCGAGGCTCGCTCTGCTGGTCTACTGGGGCTTGCTGTGCAacacggcgctgctcaGCATCCAGCTCATGGTCAACCGCATGTGGCAGTACGCTACGGTCGGTGACCAGGTCAAGGCGtcatcgcgcgcgctgccgccgtcgacggcgccgagtGTGCAGCcgcagcgcacggtgcCGACGGCCACCGAGCGTGCGAGCACACTCGCTGCGACGCAGTTTGCTGAGCGGGGCGAGCGGGAGGAAAGCACCTCGCTCGGcccgcgcgtcgctgtgaGTGTGAATGGCCGCCGCAAGTTTttccatgcgctcgctgtgctCCTGTTCGTGCCGGGCATTGCGTGGGACCCGGCGTTTATGCATGTGGCGTTTAGTGCGGCGTTGGCCCTCTTTGTGCTGTGTGAGTACCTGCGGTACTGTGCCGTCTTTCCCCtgggcgccatgctgcacTTTTTCCTGAGCCAGTTTCTGGACAGCAAGGACTGTGGCCTCGTGATCCTGAGCCATGCGTACCTGTTGACAGGATGTGCAGCGGGTGTCTGGATCGAGAGCCAGAGCCGCAtcacgcagcagctcggcgtgcTCGTGTTGGGCGTGGGCGACTCGGTGGCTTCGATTGTGGGTCGCCAGTACGGCCGTATCCACTGGCCCCTGTCGAGCAAGACGGTGGAAGGCACGCTCGGCTTCGTCGTGAGTATGACAGCGAGTGtgatggtgctgcgcatgctccgTCTCGTGGAAGCGTTCCACACAGGGGCGCTTTGTGCGATCATGACACTCCTTGCTGTCATTGAAGGCGTGTCGGAACAAAATGACAACCTCGTGCTCCCGCTCAGCGGCATATTTCTCACGTCCATGATCCCCCTACGCCGCTAGCGCCGATACCTAGACCATGTTATGCGCCCCGTGCTAGTCCCTTGAACCAGGCCGTGTATGCCTGCTCGACGTCGAATAACATTTCCCGCGcttgcgcctcgtccaaCTCTTCACTTGCGCTGAGCTGGTTGAGGGCAATGAGCCAGTCGAGCAacttggcgcgcagcgGCTCAGGCTCGGTGCCCGTCTGTGCGTACGCGCTGAGGACGTCGCTGAGCAGCGGGTGCAGCTGGTCCTTGGCACGCATCTGCAGCTTCAGTGCATCCATGAGCGTGATAAAGTTTTGCGTCGTCtcagcgacgacgtgcgcgctcatcgacggcgcctgtgactcgccatgctcgaccGTCGCCGggatgccgagcacgagACGATGCACGGCTGCCGGGTGATCCATGTGGAAGTAGCGCATAAAGTCGTGCACATCACGGAATACGTagggcggcggctgcgtcggATCCGTGACGAGCTTGATCACCGTCTTGTACTGCCCCAGCAGCCGCGAGCACTGTGTGGCGTAGGCGTCATCCGGCACGGCTCCTcgcacgtacgcgcgcTCCAGGTAATCGAGACACGTTATGAGGCTGTACAGCGTCGCCATCGTCTCGTatcgctcgcgctcctggcTTGTATGGTACAGCTTTTGTTCCTGCCATCAGCTGGTTGCCACGTACCTCGTACACATTCATGGCCCCCGACGAGCCCCCGACCGTTCCACGTGGAGGCAGGGACGACAGCGTTCTCGGCTTCCACCATGGCcgaagcagctcggccgctcgtgctcgacgcgcgccacgcgtcgtTCACGTCGGTCGTGCACATTCACGCCGACACATCGCTGCGTATATCTGACCTCAAGCAAAGCATCTCCGAGTACGTGCGCACGAGGCAGTGTTCGCGAGAAGGATGGCCCCAGGCCAGtggcatgcgctgcatTCATCGTGGCGGTATCCTTGGCAACGACGTCTCTCTCGCTGCCCTGTTCTCGGAGGAGCAGCCTGTCGTCGTGCATGTGGTAGTGCAGCCCGAGGCGTGGGTGCCTTTTGCGCCGACGGACGCACCCGCTGCcccggcgccgccaccgacacCACCCGCGCAGGACGACTCGGCAGCGTCGCCCCTCGCTACGCTGCAGTCACTGCCTCGAGCGGAACTCGCTCCCATGCTCTCGGCCCTGTACATGACCCTCGCTTCCTATTATGCGTACTATGAGGACCTGTGCGAGTCGCTCGCGAGACCGTGCGTGCTGGCACGGCCGGTGCCGATgcacgacgtcgagcgcgtggaCGACCCggccgtgcgtgccgcggcCATCCGTATGATTGAGTCGCACATTATGCACTGGACGCCTCTCCGAGCGGAAAGCGAAAAAGCCTGCACAGAAGAGCCACGATACGAGCACGTCACGCTATGCCACTTGCCATTTCTTCTGCGAACCATGTCCCCCCGAGCCCCGACGCATCTCTTGCCTCTCTTGGAAACGCGCATCGTCACCCTGCTCATGCTGTATGCTCACTTTCACGCTCACGACAccgagcgtcgcgacaCGCCCAGCGTGCATCGGCAGTCTTGGCCGGTGACAAGACGTGACtggctcgcgctgctcggctTTCTTTTGCGTATGGCTGGGCGCACCCTGATGTTCGTGGCCTTTTTCTTACCCAACTACCTCGCCGATCATCTCTGGCATGTGCTGGCCGCGCTACTCGTCTTCCATGTGGCAGCGGCCATGTGGTTTGTGCACCGCCGACGGACGCAGGCGCAAGCGGCCGCTTCCAGCGCTGCGCCATCGCCGCCCGTGCGAGCAGCACCGTCCGCCCCCCTTTCTCCGACTGAGCTCACGCTCGAGATACCCCGTCTGCCGCATCGCATGCCGACCGTGCCGCCCACCACATGCAGGTATTGGATGCAACGCATGGCCTGGTTCGGCCTAGAGGAAGAGGAAGTGGCTATGGGCTTTGAGCATGTGCCACCTACcgagccgcggcgcatcctATGggaggcgcgtgcgtggcccgctcagcagcagcgaccGATGCCGCCTCGCCCGCCGGCCCcggccgtcgtgccgcATGTGATCAAAGCGCTCATCGTGTTCCTCATGACGCTCGAGCCGGAAATCGACAAGCTCCGCTCTGACGCCATTCTCATGCGAAAGGATGCTATTTGtgcgctcgctcgacgaTGGAAAGAGCTCCAAGAACAGCACAAGAACGAGGCAGCGCTCAGCGGGAGCACCCCGTCGATTCTTCTGCATCCCTATGCACGTCGTGTGCTTCTCGAGGAAGagaggcgctcggcgcagCTGACATGATCGACTGCATCGCGCGTACGTCCGGCGCGGCCATGAAAGCGTCGTGCAAggcgcgcgtctcgcggcTGGGTGTTTGGCCTCGAAGCATGTACCGCacgtgctgctggatgcgtgGCAGGGACGTGTCGTGTGGGTATCGTGCGCACATGTCCAGATACGTGGACATGGCTGGGCCACGGTGTGGCGCGAACAGATTGGGATGCACAAGGAGTGGCTCGCCGACCATGATGCCGTCGGCTTGGGTATATGCCAGATTCGCAGGTACGTCGTGCCATGTTCGTACATGGCCGTTGCTcaggacgcgcgtccgaCCGCTGGGCTGCGATGCGTGCAGTCCCTGGTCGTGCAAAGCTTTGACAAGCGCGCGTACGTGCTCGAGCTTGGCCGCACCGGCTCGCCGTCGATTCGGAGCGACATGCCGAGCATGCAGAGTAATGAGCGAAGACCCTGCGTGGGCGAGTCGCTGTCCGAGCTCGTACGTGTCGGTGGCCGCGTCACACAGGCGGATCTTGGTCGATATGGGGACAGGGCACGCCTGTGAGAGAGCTTGGACGATCTGCTCGACCAGCGGCCAGTCCCGCCGCCGGAGTAAGTAGCCGCCGTAGTGGCCCACTTGGGCCCGTGTCTGAGGACAGCCCAAATTGACATCGATGCCATCTGCGACGGGCAGGAATtggcgcgcggcacgcactATGTCATCAGGGTCGTTGCCTGCTAGCTGCACGATCTGTGGTGCGCGCTTCCCCGTCACGATATCGTGATTCTCCGGCGCATGGCGACCCAGCTCCagggcgcgtcgagcgcgttCGTACAGGTCCACATCCGTCAGCACGTCCTGCGCATGGTACATTTGCGTCCACGTGGCTGTAGCTCCGAACTGCACGGTCGTGAGCCGGAACGCCAAGTCCGACTGATCCaccatcggcgccgccacaTACTGATACcacggccgcggcgctcctCCCTGCATGGCCAGGGGCGAAgtggcgccgagcgcctcggcggtGTTCTCACGTGACGTACGAACAACACGCCCCGGCGCGTCGAGAGGCAGGGACGTGTTGTTTTCCATGCCGGCTCTCGGTGGACGACCGTCCTTGCCGAGTGCGCTTCGCACAGACAAGGAGAACACGCCCATGTCGCCGGGGCGCAGCCCCGATACGAAGCGGCGCCGGACCAAGAGCCTGGGCGGGATGCTGTCGCCCACCAAGGCCCAGCccgcgtcgctcgccgacgcTACATCTCGGCCGCGACAGCCGCGAAAGAGTGCGATTCGGTCTACGCCGCAGGTGTTCCAGAGCCCGACCGAGCTGGGTCCGAATCCGGAGCATCAGCACATGCGGCggcacgacatgctcgacgagctcgtggacgagcgACTGCGCTCGCCCGGTCTGCCGAATCCCTTCACAGCCATGTACCGTGCGTCGAGTGCGTCGCCCATCAAAGCGCCCGCGACAGACACAGCGGATCGGAAGAGTCGTCGAGTCACGTTCAGTGCAGTGCGTGAGCAGACGGACT is a window of Malassezia restricta chromosome III, complete sequence DNA encoding:
- a CDS encoding U1 small nuclear ribonucleoprotein 70kDa, whose amino-acid sequence is MTHLLPPPLLRLFAPRPPLEYAKPLPGDKDPNARPAPRGVQQVEQGKIRPLEGVAAFLERARQEISQHPTDTAEESDAVVTQTEMRREARAKERAETQKRMMDTYRPKEDTHAAGDPFKTLFVARLSYDTTERELAHEFERYGRIEDIHLVRDKHGRSRGYAFLLFDRERDMRTAYSRAEGVHIDGRRVLVDVERGRTVSDWKPKRLGGGLGGQSRKPKQKVVVDLTRGPRGYGGFRGGRGGGFRGRGRGRGGFRGGGGGARDSGRDRSYGGDRFSRPRDHSYRDRDGLHDGSGGSLSYGAPMRTYDDRAPKRMRYDAWP
- a CDS encoding dolichol kinase — translated: MGKPDDSDASVASLAGQAGGTCWARASAHLSPNRGPLARVRATAQHSDDDSENDAEVSSDARAPSPNARTCPMSYPLAKPHCDRLAGKVRPAIKSEANASLARSLCECALFVCGVVAVLIRMVHSVPEIRDKACGVIVLSTFVLVCFACHARRACGIWATQISCLRKTDPSDPLYALLLPLVSSAQLLDIAPEAMQHGGGALAPPWMQVGRRGTWRADRVGASPDRIVGRGALLDLHVICSFVFCVHLMASQLARAYAKRRGSHAHEGPTSRLLMCFYTFSLLVAVAGVGVQVLARSSGYGHLVLSHTPTWATFLIAVLYQCLLFLCTRVARQNCTLGELAMIGGVGTALWQETVISTMARLVPSYAQYYFREPSAIVLGQLALVAGMLLIGLVLSPLLVLSRNLAQRPTHRLRWPLKRNLHRRLLALSFFLLSAAMVLCVLSPWLAWQLHRRSAWLYFARFMLQGPHWWSRLALLVYWGLLCNTALLSIQLMVNRMWQYATVGDQVKASSRALPPSTAPSVQPQRTVPTATERASTLAATQFAERGEREESTSLGPRVAVSVNGRRKFFHALAVLLFVPGIAWDPAFMHVAFSAALALFVLCEYLRYCAVFPLGAMLHFFLSQFLDSKDCGLVILSHAYLLTGCAAGVWIESQSRITQQLGVLVLGVGDSVASIVGRQYGRIHWPLSSKTVEGTLGFVVSMTASVMVLRMLRLVEAFHTGALCAIMTLLAVIEGVSEQNDNLVLPLSGIFLTSMIPLRR
- a CDS encoding ESCRT-I complex subunit VPS28; this encodes MNVYEEQKLYHTSQERERYETMATLYSLITCLDYLERAYVRGAVPDDAYATQCSRLLGQYKTVIKLVTDPTQPPPYVFRDVHDFMRYFHMDHPAAVHRLVLGIPATVEHGESQAPSMSAHVVAETTQNFITLMDALKLQMRAKDQLHPLLSDVLSAYAQTGTEPEPLRAKLLDWLIALNQLSASEELDEAQAREMLFDVEQAYTAWFKGLARGA
- a CDS encoding tRNA-dihydrouridine synthase 1, with the translated sequence MQGGAPRPWYQYVAAPMVDQSDLAFRLTTVQFGATATWTQMYHAQDVLTDVDLYERARRALELGRHAPENHDIVTGKRAPQIVQLAGNDPDDIVRAARQFLPVADGIDVNLGCPQTRAQVGHYGGYLLRRRDWPLVEQIVQALSQACPVPISTKIRLCDAATDTYELGQRLAHAGSSLITLHARHVAPNRRRAGAAKLEHVRALVKALHDQGLHASQPSGRTRVLSNGHVRTWHDVPANLAYTQADGIMVGEPLLVHPNLFAPHRGPAMSTYLDMCARYPHDTSLPRIQQHVRYMLRGQTPSRETRALHDAFMAAPDVRAMQSIMSAAPSASLPREAHDVHRDAEESTGCSR